A genomic region of Amphiura filiformis chromosome 6, Afil_fr2py, whole genome shotgun sequence contains the following coding sequences:
- the LOC140155952 gene encoding patatin-like phospholipase domain-containing protein 4, with amino-acid sequence MKISYWRNIAGSVLFWQSKVRSINSSRVIMTGTKNMEVTSTSRAIMTAAKKMEVTSTSTETWPVCTCCREMHSVEDGQEVNVSFAGCGFLGIYHLGVLRCFLTHGKPMLHKVKRWGGASAGALAAASIICIPNKLDEALGLMNTLISDVQGKPLGPLTPGYNMMNTLRSQLEKILPPNAHSLASGRLFLSATCITDRKNVLLSEFDTREELIQALLCSCYIPVYCGYTMPTYRGKKYIDGGLTQNMPTFSSGSTVCISPFSGPLQQICPNDNPWYQNLYGIVAGHSFQINTQNIVRGFQALFPPNHDILEGYNRLGWDDALEFLRKHGYTESEESESDDDEEVDSDLELE; translated from the exons GTGAGGTCAATTAACAGTAGTAGAGTCATTATGACTGGCACCAAGAACATGGAAGTTACCAGCACCAGCAGAGCCATTATGACTGCCGCCAAGAAGATGGAAGTCACCAGCACCAGCACAGAAACATGGCCAGTTTGCACCTGTTGCAGAGAAATGCATTCAGTAGAAGATGGCCAGGAAGTCAATGTCTCATTTGCAGGATGTGGTTTCCTTGGCATCTATCATCTTGGTGTATTGAGATGTTTTCTTACACATGGTAAACCTATGCTACATAAGGTGAAGAGATGGGGTGGTGCTTCAGCTGGTGCTCTGGCAGCAGCTTCTATTATATGCATACCAAATAAGCTGGAT GAGGCATTGGGTCTTATGAACACATTGATATCAGATGTCCAAGGCAAACCACTGGGTCCACTTACCCCAGGTTACAACATGATGAACACTCTCAGATCACAGCTAGAAAAAATACTACCTCCAAATGCCCACAGCTTAGCCAGTGGACGATTGTTCCTTTCAGCAACCTGTATAACAGATAGGAAAAACGTGTTGTTGTCAGAGTTTGACACAAGAGAAGAGTTAATTCAG GCTCTATTGTGTAGTTGTTATATTCCTGTGTATTGTGGATACACGATGCCTACATACAGAGGCAAG AAATACATTGATGGAGGTCTCACACAAAATATGCCCACATTTTCGTCAGGATCAACTGTTTGTATATCTCCCTTCAGTGGCCCACTGCAACAGATCTGTCCCAATGATAACCCTTGGTATCAAAACCTTTACGGCATTGTTGCTGGTCACAGCTTCCAAATTAACACCCAGAACATTGTACGTGGCTTCCAGGCATTGTTTCCTCCCAATCACGACATCTTGGAAGGCTACAATCGACTAGGTTGGGATGATGCACTTGAATTCCTCAGAAAACACGGTTACACAGAAAGTGAAGAAAGCGAGAGTGACGATGATGAAGAGGTCGATAGTGACTTAGAACTTGAATGA